ttacatgagATCTCAACTTCAAAAACAGATTTTCTTTAATTCAAAAGCGGAAGAAATGACGTTTCTAACTGCATATGCATAACTGATGATACCAATCAAGATCATGATCATGATGTTTCATCCCTTTATTAGAGAAGGAATTTTTTCCTAAGCTATTCACATATGAAATCTAATATTCCTCAGTACCGCTTATGGTAGACATACATTAAATTTACTCTGCATATGCTTCTCACTCAAATTCTATTGTGTGCATTGTTTTCTAACAATAATTCTCATTGCTTTTTactaaacataaaatagaaattcataatggaataaaacacCGAGGATACATCCTCATTATTGATTTAGAATTGAATGACCTTACCATCCAATAAATTTGAGGTTCAAGCAATGAATTCTAAGCACAATGTGGTATATTCCTGTGGTTCAAATAACAATAGAAAAGAGCAATATTTTTCCGGGGATAAGCTCTTACttcttaataattataaatagacattgcaaattctacaaatgaaataaaaaatacatgaatgaaatAAACATGGCTTCAAAATTCTAAGAAGTTTTTgtcatattttgtataatttggcAGTTtgtatgaaaaaacagaaaagagcatGTTGTTGTCAATGTTAAGTTttcatacacaaatacacacacacacacacacatatatatatatatatatatatatatattttctagacTGCCATTGGGTCAAAGACTTTTCTAGGTATACGTTTGGAAATTATTCATACACATACAGTATAGAAAAACcagtaagaaatataaaatgtttcataCACCACCAGTTTGTTTCCTGCTAGAAGATACACAATGCCCCTCTCGTGAATCTATGGAGATGAAGTCTTCTCTCCTTTCACCCAGTACCTCATTTgccaaaaaactgaaagaaaagtcTGCTTTAGCTTCTTGTTTCCCCAAATCAGGATGAATGGGTGGATTGAAGGATAGCTGAATCTAATAGCTTTGCAGAACATGAAGACAGGTTTGTTTTCCAGACTTCCAAAACTCCAAACTGATATCATTATGGACAGAAAGTAAATGGCACATAACAAGAGGAAGGAGATCACAGTTTGCAAAGCTTTTATGTGGACCTTGGTGCTGGGATCTTGAGATCCTTTACCATGGAGCTGCATCTTCTTGAGATGTTTACACAAAGAACAGATTAACAGCATAAAAGATAGTAGGGTCAGAGTGAAGGGTACTAAGTTTGCTACCATGGTTACAGTCATATTTGAAAAGTACATTGCACTCTTCAATTTGATCTTCCAAGTCATGTTTCCTTCAAATTCTTTTGTCCGCACAATCTCATTCATGTTTATCACAAAAAGATGACAAGCCAAAAATAGCAAAGGCCCCAACAACATCACCAGAATGACACTCTTAACTCTCCTCtttaagtgaagaaaaataaagttggagaaaTTGGCAATCTTGAGCAAATAAAATATGCTGAGGGTAGTAGCAAGCCAGTTGCTGAAATGGTTGATCACTGCCCAGATATTATAAGCAGTAGTTCTTACTTCTACACTATTAAAAGCTGGATTCAACACAGTTGAATACCAGTTTAATAATAATACCCAGAGCAAACCAACTCTGGAGACCGCCAGAGCAGTGAGAATTTGGTCAGCAAAGGAGATCTTTTGTCTCTTGAACCACTCAATGGAATTTACCAGTGCTATGAAGCCATTAGCAAAATTTCCAATAACAAATGTAACCACTACCAGACTGGAAAAAATGATGGGTAGAAAAGTTATCATGTCtgaacagacaaaaaaaatttttttaaatgctggtgttgtgtccggaattggttcctgcaggtgggttcgtggtctcgctgacttcaaaaGGGAGCCActgaccttcacggtgagtgttgctgctcttaaagatggtgtggacccaaagagtgagcaacagCAAGGTTTattgagaagagagaaaggacaaagcttccacagagTGAAAGGCAACCCAGGTAGGTTGCCGCGGCTGGCTGAAGCCAtgagcttttattcccttatttgtcccctcccattttccttttttgtcctatcagagtgcccttttatCAATCCTCCCTCCGACtggctacttttaggatcctgttgattggtgcattttagagcgattggtgcattttacaatcctcttgctagctacagagcgctgattgcTGTGGTTTTACAgtgcgctgattggtgcattttacaatccccttGCTAGCTTCAGAAacgttctccaagtccccacaaGATTCAGGAAGTATAGCTGGCTTCATCTCTCAATCTAATAAAACTGGGTGTGATTGCTTGAATATCCTGACCTTAAATTCTATATGCACCTGATTTGTGAATGTGCTGTgacattctttttacttttaattgttgTGACCAGTGTCAAGCCAGAAATAACCATGGCATGTTAACTGATGAGTTCAATGATCTCTTTATGGAAAACATTCCTATTTTCAAACAACTCaaattaactcattcattcactgtCTGTTCTTGTTATAGGCTGGAATTATTCACACTGAAATTGACGTGAGACCTGAATCCTCATTTGCTAGTATGCAAATAGGGACATATTCACTTTCAGTGTTTGCAATTTTTCCTTGTGTAAACTCTCCATCATTTATCTTTAGTGACTTCAGTTGTTAGGGAAGTTTTGTAACTTAATATATATATCATCCAGTAAATGTCTAAATTCTCAAAGGGAGCTTGGTCATAACTAAGATCATCACCAATGCGGActtttttaaatcacagatttAAATACACAGAATCCTAACTGCTTTTATCAAAGGCATCTCAGATTTTCTTGAGAACCACAGGCAGGCCAATCCTCCATAAGATCTGGTTGCTGCTAATACTTTCGTATAACTTCATTATTCACAAACTCATAAatatgcacacaaatacacacgtgcacaccacTTATGAAtggaacaaattattttcttgtaatttccaaaataaaaaatgagtttcCAAGAGGCTGTGCAGATGAAATTAGTCCTATTTTCCCGGGTTTTCAGCccatgaataatatttatttatcaaacaTATCTCTAATTCTTAGGACTTGGTAAAGTTCGTCTCAAgtctaatgtttaaatatttattattatacaaaatatttagcaattttATAACAATTCCTGAGTACCAGACCCTTTGATATAGAATCCTGCAGTATCCTCCTATCACAGGAAGACTGACTACCTTACCCCTGAACTTGGAATTCaatcatttcacttattttgataaacaaaaaattactaCAGTTTGCATAGAGATTTGAGATGGCTTCCATACTGGGGATTCTTCCTCTTTCCATAGAGATTTGAGATGGCTTCCATACTGGGGattcttcctctttccatttACCATGAGAATATCGCCTGGCTAGTACACTGTTCCCAGAAGAAGAATGAGAAACTATTGAAGTCAGATTGCCGCCACCTGATCCAGACTAAATTGGCAAAACTCTAACGTCCTCCAAGATGCAGAATTTGGCCCATCTCAAATCACGACAGCCATCCACCAAACCtggcttagaaaaataaaatccaggtcCAGTGCAGgcaaggctgaggaaggcagattatgaggtcaagagatggagaccatcctggccaacatggtgaaaccccgtctctactaaaaatacaaaaattagcagggcatggtggtgtgggcctgtagccccagctactcaggaggctgaggcaggagaatggcgtgaaccccggaggcggaggttgcagtaaactgagatcacgccactgcaccccagcctgagtgacagaccaagactctgtcaaaaaaaaaaaaaaaaaaaaaaaaaacccgacgTCAAACGACATGTGAGATATAAATATCTAATGTAGGTTTGGAGGGTTTTCTCCTGCACAAAAACATAACTGATAAAAGAACTCTGCTAAACCAAGAGTGTGGGAAATATGTACATCCTTGTTGTGTCAGGAATTCAggagccaaaagaaaaaatagatgggGAATGGCAAAGGTTTGTCCTGTGAGATGGATAATTAAGGCTAGAAGAAATCCTTTGGAAAGATCTGGGGGTGGCAGATAACATCATCTCAAATTTTCTTATGTTGCAACTAAATAAGAAAGTTCCTATTTCAACTATCTTAGAATTGTGTAAGAATGTATACAAATATTTGATATTTCCCTTCGGTATATAATGAGATGAgtaataataatttctatatttctcCTAATTACAAATTTGTATATTAAAGTTATAATGCGCACTTAGAAATGAACCAATACAAAACTGGGAAATTCCACAGTGTATCATAAACACTCAAGTAACTATGATGAAGGGCAAGACAAGGAACACCTAAAACAGGCTAGATCCACCTCCATTCCACTTTCCAAGTCCCTAAACCCTTCTTCGCATCTCCTGATATAAGCAATATCCATAATTTATAATGGttatttcctcaattttcttCATACTTTACCAACTAGGTATGCAACCCTAAACTCCATCGCTTGGTCTAGCCTACTTTGAACGCTGTATAGGTGCAATCCTACATGTTCCTCTTGTTTGTGGCTTCCTGAACTCAACATTATGTTTCTGAAATTTAGTCACATAGTTGCAAgcacatgtgattttttttcacttctctatATTGTTCCATTGCATGGAATTACTGTAATGATTCATCCAACCTTAATATGTATTTGGCCAGTTTCTTTTTTGAACAGTTATGAATAATTCTACTAGAACATTCTTTCATATATCATTTGATAcaattcctttgcatatatacctaTGAGTAGAATTATATTATCATTGTTCAAAATCTCCTCATAGACAtagaaaagttcagaaaataatttaactaaACTTACTCCTGTCACCTTTACCTCCATTCTATTTTTTGCCATTTGCATATGTCTTATCAATTGTATAATTACCCCAACaagacattattattttctaaacattCATTTAGAATTATGCACATATTTACCACTTTCATTAATTTGTATTCCTTCTTGCATATTCaacttaatattttcaataagaccctttattggccaggcagggtagctcacacccataatcccaacattttgtaaggctggggcaggagcacccaggagttcaagaccagcctgtgcaacacagcaaaactGCCTCTACAATGAATGAAAAAGTTAGTCAGGCATAGTgaagctactcacaaggctgaggtgggaggatggtttgagcccaggagttccagactgcagtaagccatgatcctaccactgaactccagcgtggacaacagagtgagaatccaactctaccaacaaaaataataataataataatttttcttttatctgaaaagatatattttaaatttctgtttatcaAGATCTATTCTACTTTTGAAATACACTGAAGACATGAATCCATTGAACTCtagctttatttttgtctgttgaaAATCAGCTTGTCGTTTAGACAGTTATTCCCTTTAACATAATCTATCTTTTCCTCTAGTTacttttcaggttttctattgGTCTTTGATGTCCTgtcattttatgttaatttggTTTTAGTTATCGTGTCTGAAGTCTGatagtttctaaaaatatatgaacTGATATACTTTATCACTTTTGGAAAAATCTCCACATTGCTTCTGCCCCATTTGCTCTCTTCTAATCTTCTGGAACTGCAGAAGTATGTTAGTTGTTCTGATTGTAGCTTCACTGTCTGTGGCCCTCTAGCCTTATATTTTCTACCTCTTGATCTCTTTATGCTTCATTCTGGGTAGTTATCTTCcaattcactaattctttcttatgTTTAACTGGTTGTTAACGCTATTGGATTCTCAAAATTGATGAcccttttttttgtcttattgtttTAGAGGTAGAAATGAACTTTTTGTTCTCCTTATATAAATCGTTTTCTAACGGAGAAACTAAACCAATATTCCTAAAATCAAgttattaaaaaaagtttttttaaacttttagtatACCTGACATGAAAATggtaatgatatttttatttttgtaatacttTGGTCAAAGAAGAGAGTAAAAGCAGGATCTAGGCAGCCTCATGAAACTCGGAAAAAACTGGAAATTGATTTCATGTCAATAGCTTTTTTTGGATAGTAGCTTATCTGTTGCTGGGTCATCACCACAAACTCTTTTCACAGGGAAATTCAATGAGCAGCACTGGATCTCAAAATGTCATTAATTACATATAGAATCTCAACCACAGCTCCatcattctattccattatttaaattttatgcggtttttgttttttttgttgttgttgttgttgtttttgagacggagtctcgttgtctcccaggctggagtgcagcggcgcgatctcggctcactgcaagctctgtccccggggttcacgccattctcctgccccagcctcccaagtagctgggactacaggcacccaccaccacgctcggctaattttttcgtatttttagtagagacggggtttcaccgtgttccccagtatggtctggatctcctgacctgatgatccgcccacctaggcctcccaaagtgctgggattacaggcgtgagccaccgcgcctgccctaTGCTGTTTTAATTAGCAAAAATCAAAATTTCTTAGTTTATAACAatcattaaaatatcaaatagtaAAACATTACTTACGAGTTTATCAACAAATGAAGGACATCTGATATAAGTAGACTTTAAGTCCCATGGAAACAAAACTGAATCTGGTGCTTCTGTGGAATTCCACCATTTAATCCTATCCATGAATATAGTTTTGGTTATAGAACTACAACCTTCTAACTCCATCATCACTCACTCAAGTGTGACAGAAGATCTGGGGTCTTACCTCTGTTTGACAGTTTGGTCCTAAAATCCGCTCTTTAGAAATAAAAGCGTGCTCAAAAAATGTGTTATTTGCTGTATCTTTCTTATTAAGGAATTTTATTTACACGAAAATTAAATTGTTTCTATCATGAGCATAGTGAAAGGAGGATTCACTGACGGTCATccataaataattatttgcttAAGCAATGTACTGTAAAATAAACTACACTTAATTTCTAAATCTAAATGTATTGGAGCTTGACTTGAACTTTGCTGTTTACTATTGTAACTTTCCCACAatgatgatctttttaaaattacttattttccaaattatgtatttaaatatttcaaaaacaaatcatTTCATGAGATAGATGAAGATATAGATGATGAAGAGAATGATGATGGCAGGTGAAAGGGAGAATGCTATTTGGTAAATGTGATTTCAGGCTTGTTTCTAAGTACTGGAGCTCAGCGTGATGAGAGAACACTATTATTCTTCCTCATGGCCTCACGATTCTTCTATGATTCTCAGCATTAGGCCTAGACAAGTACCCTCACATGGTATTTCATCAAGAATAATGTAAAACCAACATATTTTCAAcgatttatttgcttttttttcttttactacattttaaaattcgaTAAGAAACACGACCTCCAACAATTAGGATtctattttgggattttttttggcatttttgaaCACTAACATGGACAAATAGTCTATGCAATAATACAGTATATCAACTTTAGTTTATCTTTTAATAGCATCATTAGCAAGCCAAATTCTTGCAAATCTCCACtccacccaggaagtccagctggcttcacctctcaatgtaATATCACTGGTTGTGATTGCTTGAATATCCTGACCTTAAATTCTATATGCACCTAATTTGTAAATCTGCTGGgtcattctttttacttttaaatgttgtGACCAGTGTCAAGCCAGAAATCACCATGGCGTGTTAACTAATGAGTTCAATGATCTCTTTATggaaaacattcttattttcaaacaactcaaattaactcattcattcactgtTTGTTCTTGTTACAGGCTGGAATTATTCATACTGAAATTGACTGGAAACCTGAATCCTCATTTGCTAGTACACAAATAAGAACGTACTCTCTTTCAGAGTTTGCAATTTTTCTTTGTGTAACCTCTCCATCATTTGTGTTTAGCAACTTCAGTTGTTTGGGAAGTTTTATAACCCAATACATAGATCATATAGCAAATGTCTAAAGTCTTAAAGGGAGCTTGGTCACAACTAAGATCATTACCAATATGGACTTTTTAAAATGCCAGATTTGTATACACAGAATCCAAACTGCTTTTATCAAAAGCATCTAAGATTTTCTTGAGAACCACAGGCAGGCCAATACTCCATAAGATTTGGTTGCTGCTAATACTTTTGTATAACTTCATTATTCACAAGCTCATAAATATGAACACAAATACACGCATGTGCACACCACTTATGAATGgaacaaattattttctcaaaatttccaaaataaaaaatgagtttcCAAGAAGTTGTCCAGATGAAATTAGCCCTATTTTCCCACTCAAGAGTTTTCAGCCcaagaataatatttatttatcaaacaTATCTCTAATTCTTAGGCCTTTGGTAAAGTTTCTCTCAAgtctaatgtttaaatatttattattatataaaatatttagccaTTTTATAAGAATTCCTGAGTACCCGACCCTTTGGTATATCATCTTGCAGTATCCTCCTATCACAGGAAGACTGACTACCTTTCCCCTGAACTTGGAGTTCAATCATTTAACTTACtttgataaacagaaaattaCTACACTTTGCATAGAGATTTGAGATGGCTTCCATACTGGGGattcttcctctttccatttACCATGAGAATATCGCCTCGCAAGTACACTGTTCCCAGAAGGAGAATGAGAAAGTAATGAAGTCAGATTGCCCCCACCTGATCCAGACTAAATTGGCCAAACTCTATCTCCAAGATGCCGAATTTGGCCCATCTCAAATCACCAGAGCCATCCATCAAACCCAGCTTAGAAAAATGaaatccaggccaggtgtggaggaggctgaggagggcagatcacgaggtcaagagattgagaccatcctggccaacatggtgaaaccccatctctactaaaaatacaaaaattaggtgggctcagtggagtgtgcctgtagtcccatctactcagaagggtgaggcaggagaatcgcttgaaccctggaggtggaggttgcagtgagccaagatagtgccactgcactccagcctgggcaacagagtgagactccatctcaaaaaacagaaaacacacacacacacaaatgaaatcCAAAGACATGTGAGATATATATGTCTAATGTTTTAGAGGGTCTTCTCTTGCAGAAAAACATAACTGATAAAAGAACTCTGCTAAACCAAGAGTGTGGGAAATATGTACAACTTTGTTGTGTCAGGAATTGAGGAGCCGAAAGAAAAAGTAGATGGGGAATGGCAAAGGTTTGTCCTGTGAGGTGGATAATTAAGGCTAGAAGAAATCCTTTGGAGAGATCTGCGCTTGGCAGATAACATCATCTCAAATTTCCTCATGATGCAACTAAATAAGAAAGTTCCTATTTCAACTATCTTAGAGTTGTATAAGAATGTATATACAACTAATTGATTTTTCCCTTCAGTATATAATCAGATGAGTAATAATAATTTCTATGAGACATTTCTCCTAATCAAaaactttaatattaaaattataatgcaCACTTAGAAatgaaccaaaacaaaaatgggaaaTACCGGAATGCATCATAAACAGTCAACTAACCCTTATAAAGGGCAAGAGATGGAACACTGAAAATAGGCTAAGTCCATCTCCATGCCACCCTCCTGACATGAAAATGGtaatgattttcttccttttgtaatACTTTGgtcaaagaagagaataaaaccaAGGTCTAGGCATCCTCCTGCAACTTGGAAGAAACTGGAAATTGATTTGATGTGAGGAGTTTTTTTGGATAGTAGCTTGTCTGTTGTGGGGTCATCACCACAAACTCTCCTCACAGGGAAATTCAGTGAGCAGCACTGGATCTCAAAATGTCATTTCAATTAATAAGACAAAGTATCTCCACCACAGCTCCACCATTCTATTCCATGATTTAAATTTTAAGCTGTTTTTATTAGCAGAAATCAACacttcttagtttttaacaatCTTTAAAACATCAAATAGTAAAACAGTACTTAAAACTTTATCAAAAAATGAcggcattctcagcaaactatcacaaatgCTTTTTCTCATTCTTAGCTATGGTGACTAAATCTGGATTATTTTACTACAGCAGTCAAAGTAGCATTATATGTGCACAAACATACTCAAAGATCaggctaaattattttttatacctTAAAAAATTTGcctttctatgatttttttctctaatggaCAGCCAAAAAATTTATAGTAACAAAAAATTTTACCCAACACACTGGTGTACACAGGAATAGTATAGTGAAATTAGAATGCtaacaatgtgaatataaatatttcatttagagacacatttttaatacatttaatttaatatatttaatatccaTCGTACTATAATTTATTGTAAATTCCTGAATTTCTTACACTTTCAAATGTgtatcaaaaataattaaattggaaataagaaaaaaggtgTCTATCAATCATGGATATTCAAATTTTGATGTTTCAAATTCATATTAGCACTAAGAAAGTGGATTAACAATTCTTGCCTATCTCTTCTTTTGTGTGAATTAATTTAAGTAAtgttttgggccaggtgtggtggctcacacctgtaatcccatcatttgggaggctgaggcaggtggattgcctaagcacaggagttcaagacctgcctgggcaacatggaaaaaccatgtctctacaaaaaaatagaaaaaattagcagggcgtagtggtgcacgcctgttgtcctagctactctggaggctaagatgggagaatcacttgagc
This sequence is a window from Homo sapiens chromosome 12, GRCh38.p14 Primary Assembly. Protein-coding genes within it:
- the TAS2R43 gene encoding taste receptor type 2 member 43, encoding MITFLPIIFSSLVVVTFVIGNFANGFIALVNSIEWFKRQKISFADQILTALAVSRVGLLWVLLLNWYSTVLNPAFNSVEVRTTAYNIWAVINHFSNWLATTLSIFYLLKIANFSNFIFLHLKRRVKSVILVMLLGPLLFLACHLFVINMNEIVRTKEFEGNMTWKIKLKSAMYFSNMTVTMVANLVPFTLTLLSFMLLICSLCKHLKKMQLHGKGSQDPSTKVHIKALQTVISFLLLCAIYFLSIMISVWSFGSLENKPVFMFCKAIRFSYPSIHPFILIWGNKKLKQTFLSVFWQMRYWVKGEKTSSP